The window AAAagtaacatttataaataaaatgcttAAAAAACTATGTACTGAGGAGATTTTTGAGCTGCAGCATTTAGATCGATTTTTGAAAGTTTGGaaagaaaaatgaatttaaaaaaaaatgatttccatGATAAAGTAATATGGTTTTAGTACGTATCTTTTGATTGATAGGCTGTATTTAACTGTAACTCTATAGTTTTCATTCAAACAACACTATATTCGTAGATAGGATCTAACCACCCATCGTAGTACAAGATAATGCTAACGTGTAACCTGCATTTAATtgcataaagatattacttagaTAGTAACAGACTGTCAAAACATTGAATTTGGCAACCGCTGACTGGGTTATAGTACGATTTTAGGAATCGAAACCAACGTTTCGTATTATAATATTGATTTACAAGGGTAATCGATCCATACTGAATATTACTCTTTCGTGttaatagatattttaaaaaccTGCTATTATGGCATGCCCtatgtataaacatttttaaagaaaatttaccCAATTTACATCTGAgatgaatataaaacaaaagaccATTAAAATTTTGGTTCAACGATACGATAGAGGCAATAATTAATGATATAGTGTTGTACATAGGTCAGATCTTAAAATATCAGAAGCATCAATCGACACAGTACAAATCGGCTGAGCACTATCTTAAACACCTCTTATTCTATGAACATTCTAATTTGTTGAAGTTGCAAGCTGCAATATGGTGTTGAAACAGACTTTGACATAAGATTGAGCAAATAATCTTTCttgtaataaattaaaattctccttttttgatattgaaaatatttataaaaatcttcagTTTGGAAACTTCATCTCAATTTCTCAAATTTTATACTTGGTCTACACAAAATAGGTGTAAATTTTGCTATATTATCTGACCTAGGGCATTACCCCTACATTATGATATTGTATAGTCAATTGTTCAATCCTAATAAAGATTATGAAAGTCTTCAGACTGAATTCAGTCTGTTGAAAGACGCGTATCAATGCGGCCAAGAGCTATACAAATCTAACCTAACTTCTTGCATTGGTTCTGATTTGTTTAGAAATTATAAGAAGTTTTTGTAATTCAAGAAGAAGTAAATCATTTTGAACAATATACATGTTTGAATATGTCTAACAAATGAATTCATACTAAAAACATTAACAAATGGTATATAAGCCAAAAAATACTTCTGATGaaaaattgtttaattatttcaaatttaaacaaatatttgggTATGAAAATTATCTCTTTTTGGTTAAGAACTTTTCAAATATTTCTCTAAATGAAAGATTTGACAAAAAATGCCcctctggctgtgttgaagatgaaatgcattttttaatttaatgtgaaAAACAACTCTGATAGAGATACTCTCCTTGACTTTGTTTGCCTTAAAGTAATTAACTTTACTTTACTAAACAATCAGcaaaaattcatatattttttaagatGTGACGACAATTAGGTTAATAGTGCTGTTGGAAAAATTATTCAAGACATTATGAGTTAGATGTATTTATTTCTCATACAAATATAGTATATACTTTAAACCATGGGCTTTTTTTCAGTCTAATTGTGTCATTACTGAGTATGTAAATTCTATGCATCTATGATAATTATCTTATTCTCTACATTCCACTTTGGGACcaatatattaaaaacacatcaaaaaccaTGTATATCAGTAATTTGCTGATATATTTATAGGGTAATCATTTTCTCTTTCAGTTAATATCGATTCCACTCGCTATCAAGACATGGACATAGAAATAAATACATTAGATATATTTAGCTATAAAATAATTCCTCGCTATTTCATAGACATCACTGAGTGTGAACAGGAGATGAAAAGTAGAAAAATGGCATTTGCTGCCGTTTTCTATAGAACAAAGTCTACCTGCCAACTTTATGAGAAGTCAATGTTTGAATTCCCAGAGGACGTGCGCATTGTAACATCAACCATGTTTACTACAACATTTGTAAAAACCGCAGGACATACGGGTAACGTTTACTGCTTTTTTTAATATAGTTTATAAGGTTAAACACACAACCAAAAGAAAATCAGAACACTCAAGATTACTGCATTTATGGTAGTATAGCTACAAGGTTAGCTTTTCCTTGAAATATAAAGCACTCTGTCAATAAAAACTTTTAATAGAAATGCTATCAAAACGTGTCTGTAGATATACACGAGCGGAAAATCGTTGTTGAATAGTATAActaaacagtagtataccgctgttcaatataTGCAAGCTAATGAAAAATAACGAATCGTTGTGTTCAAATGTTAATATGTAACAATTGCAGCCATGAAGAAAAACATCAAGGACAATTTTAAGAGGTTCACTATTTGTTGTGTGAAAAATCTAATTTTCTTCTCAttcaatcttttatttttgtcGAACTCAACTCATTAGGATATTGATGCATTGATGTAAaatattgtgttatttttttcatatggtGTTTATTGACTTTGTAAGCGTTTTccatatttttaatgtttatacGTAGACTGTAAAAATACCATATTCAATCTCGATTTACTGAGACATGAGTCGTAACTTTAAACAATTATATGTAAAGCATGgtttaaataaataagaaacaaacatTATGTCAATCACCATAGCAATTTTTAAGTTAGAACTGCATCCACAAGTGAATTTTACAGACTCGATGTAAAAACAGTACTGACACAAATGGTTTATGTGATGTTCAATATGATGTATAATACTTTCAAACTAGTACacaatgaaaaattaacaaattatatcCTCGGCACAAGAACATCACTCGTCAGTATAAATCAACGGGTGAACATCTTATATGTTCAGGTATATCACATTCAATCTTTTAATATTTCATACAAAGCACAACAATGTTGTCAGTCATCTTACAAGCTTACCGAACCTTCAAACACAATTATTCAGGGAAGAGTTATAAGTTCTGTAATGTTGTAAGGTCATTAGAGATgatcatagggtctttgcatcgttaagaaacatatttattttgaaatcagaTATTGGCATGACACATGTTTTGATCTTTTCGTATATTGTTTGATAGTATAATACAAAACGTTTAAAGATGAGCATGTtatgattttaatatttcttcATGGAATCATGTAAAATCCTATAAAAGATTACTAGTTACCATATAAAAGATGACTAGTGTCCCTTTGAAGGTCAATACAATTAtgtatgtatcttgtttttattGCAGTCACCATAAGACAAAGGAATGAAATGCAGACCTCACATAccagccttattgaaaattgtatgTTCTAAAATATATTAACGCTATGATACATAGTCAATTAAGCTAAAGAATCATGACATGAATGCATCAAATACAGAAAAGTTCGTCGTAACAATGAAACATATTTCTaagttattaaataaaaatgtgtaaaaaggAAAACGAAGTCTAGTTGCACAACACACTACTATAATATCAGTAAATGTCTGACAGTGGGTTTCGAAGCGATTAAATTAATCATGATTGAAAACAATTCTCGCATAGGTCTGTGACAGTTTgtaaattgtaatttaaaaaaacatcaaaaactaCATGATAAATAGTTTTTGGAATGTTTGACAAAAGACATGAATTTTTACTAAATGCTGCCAAAAATTTTCATGGAACCTCATGATATTTAAACTATgtatcttctctgaaactatgtCGCTTATCTGCCAAAAAATTTGCCAAAAATAaggtaaagattttttttatagacttcAAATCATTTTggatataaaataataaacaaaggttcatattttgatttaattgaaTCAGTTCTAGTTAATAATTTAATGTATCCTGTAAAAGTCCTACCCATTTTGTAGaaatatgctgttaaaaaatcCTACCCATTTTGTAGAAATATGCTGTTAAAAAGGAATATTTGTAGGTCTATTAGTTCATTTCGAggatatgtttttgtttaaatttaccCAATTTATTTAACGAAAATCTCTAGATGTTTAATTGCGTATTCAATAAGAACAAAATGAGTATTTTTaaccaaatatattttgtatCGTATTTTTATACATGACGAGAGGTTGACCTTCTATGAAGAGTTGACAAGATGTCAACACGTTGTGACAGCGGTGTCGTTTAttggtggtgtgttttgtatatgcgactttttgtatttcattggttcttataacgtgactctgtacttaaaaAGATCCTGTTAGTatgattatagttatcaaaggtaacaggattatgatttagtacgccaggcgcgtttcgtctacataagactcattagtgacgctcatatcaaaatattaataaaaccgaacaagtacaaagttgaagaacattgaggatccacaattgcaaacagttgtgccaaatacgactaaggtaatcaatgcctgggataagaaaatccttagtttttcgaaaatttcaaagttttgtaaacaggaaatttctaaaaatgaccatattattgatattcatgtcaacaccgaaatgttgactactgggctggtgatactctcggggacgaaacgtctaccagcagtggcatcgacccagtgggaTACTATTCTATGCTATGTCATTAtgatgatatatttctattatgaattacaaaaaacGTTGAACCACAAATGtgaaaatcattcaatcgcgtagttgaattaactatttgtggattcttcaaaattctatataacttttggactattttttATCTcgttctatttctgaaatttattcttacataattctGATTTTTccaccctgtatgctaacattgcctatgtgacattttaaatttttttgtatgtagattgaacgacaaatatatgtgacgtataaaatattctgacgtcagacacgcaaatcaatgaatatgtttgtagatagatgtttttgtgttctgttaaattgttcctttaaaaattgttacacgatgattgCTGcagtacccatattttgactatttaattattgtgtctgtttagttaaggcatcattgtaaatataacggaatttgatgaggtTGTcttcaaagtgagagggttagttttataaaacatagtttaacccaccattttctacatttgaaaaagtcaagaatatgacagttcttgtccattcgttttttatgtgttttgatttgattttgccatgtgattatggactttccgaattgattttcctctaagttcagtatttttgtgattttacttttcacatggTTTCATAGAAACATAGTTAGAAAGACATGTAGAAATTTATCTATATACTaataatttataacagtcttttaaacaGCGTGTGATTATAAAACAGAGTAAACACCCTTAAACATACTCGTTTTAAGGTTTTCCAACAGACCCTCAAATGACTTCAACAATCACATCAGCGATGCAAACAGAAaatgaaacaattaaaacaacTGAGAAGATAACCATGGAACCTATAGATGTATTGCCGACACTGCAAACAGAAGAAACAACAAGGATACTAGCTCTCACAGAAGGAATAACGTTTCAAACACCGGAAGACTTAACCATGAAAAGGACAGACGAAATATCAATTTCAGCAACAGAAAAAGTAACGACACTGAAAATAGGAGAAACAGGTATGGGAACACCAGAAATTACATCATCAAACATCATAATACTATGAATTATAGTTatttaatgagaaaaaaaaactctaTAGACATCACATGCGTatgaagcacttttctggattaaaAGTCCTTAAAACATTCGTATAACTTGTGCTTGTAATTTctaattgaatttcgagtaccgAACGTCCCATATGCGTTCGACCCCAATATTAATTATCTTTGATGTTTAGATTTTTATCGGTGTTTTTTTCCGGAAACTCCGACTTCCTACACTTATAAAAATGACAGCTACAAAAaagccaacaatcaatcaactctACATTTCTGTAAAATGATATGCACCTTTCTTTTCAAATTCAAGACTATGGAAACGCTTTAAGTATCTATTTCTATTCTTTCGTAACCAATTTTCCTTTGTACTACTTGAcgtgattgacaaaaaaaatcgtGTCATATATAACTAACAGGCTTACCATCAAAAGTTAATAAACCAAGATGTTTCAAATGTCAAAACTAAAATGTCAAATATCCAACACATGATTATCAAGATAATAGAAACatttaagtaaaacaaaaatgatcagATGCGTCGCACCAATAAGCACGTTCTGTCCCTTATGAAGCAACCACAGCAGTTTCGAACAtacaatgatatacatgtatgatatattcTTTAAACGAAACCATAACTTTTTTCTATGGGAATATATTTTTTCCAGATCATACTGATGGTGTGCTTTGTAGTTCAAGCTGTTGTAACCGTGTACCTAAACCCTTGAACAACTCATTTATTGGAGAAATGGTACTGGATAATATGAGGGTCAACAAAACACTCCTAAGTTCCTATAGGAGAAAACGTACATCTGTCAAGGATTCTAGAATTTCGTCTTCTGTGATTGGTTACTGTGCTACAGTAATATTGATTGCTGCTTGTTTGATGATAATAATTCCAGATCTTTTTCGAATGGTTAAATGTGACAAGATTTGCAAAGAACACAAACGACAGCAGGCtatcataaaataaataacttgtcGAATTTACAAAAAGCGTGACTTCAAAGATTTGAGAAGGACAGTAAAGTTGAAAGACAAGTTTGCCGTTGTTCGTAATATGCATTAGAGcacttaaaacaaataatatataaataaaggaaacagtagtatactgctgttcaaaactcttaaatcgatggacaaaaaacaaaatcggggttacACACTAAAACTGGTTTTTCtatttaataagggactttccgtcttGAATTCTGCTTGAAGCTTGttgtcattttttctttttcattaaaaatataacaataactaTGTTCTTTTCTGCCAGGTATATATATGAGATtatcgttggcactcataccacatcttctttttttctgtatattgattgatatattcccccaaaaaaatacgataaaaattATACAGCATTCTGCTTCAATTTTATATTGGAAATATTCAAAACAGTATGATTAATATACAATAAAGTTTGTAGATTTTTCGTTcgcttttttttgttttcttttattcgaAAAAATGCTAacaatattaaggtggtacctaacacctgaactaaaattaatttggctcgttcaattttcctaaaattttgacaaagtatttaccttgaccctttgacaaaaatataaaaaaataaaaaaaaataaaccaaccgtttaatcagaaaaattacactggttatattatagcagtttgacaaacactaattttgatcattgagaagcttaatatttccttaaaaacacaacgtcattaaaacgttctgctgattttatctccctgtagtgttaggtaccaccttaaagatttaaatgtttgaatactACGATTAACTGTTGATAAATTGTTACAAAATTTGAATGTATAAATTAAATGTTACATTTAATTCCATAGAAAATATTTGTATGAAGCATATTCTTTCTGTCATATCATACAAAGTTATTTGCACATCTATTCTTCAGATGATACATCCGTGTAATGTGGCGACTTTGttcttttaaaacattgtatAAGCAGCCAAATTCATATTAATTTACGTTAGACCACAGTGTGACCTCGTCCTCAATTAGAACAATTCAAGTACTTTTATTTATGACATTGTAATGATATGGCACACGTATACATGTAATAGATAGTGAAGTTTAAGATAACTCTGTTAAGTTCTAACACATACAACAGGGGCTCATTTAAggttaatgaaatatataattaGTTTCAAAATCCAATCAGGATACTTTGACCTAAATTGAAATATTGAGCTTTTGTAATTATTTAACCTCTGACGTCGTCTAGCGTAAACTTGATTTACAAATCTTCATACCCTGACATGACCAAACCAAAATTAACGTGATTGATCCCTAGAACGTTAATATTATAGTTTGTGAATTACATTACAGTAAAGCAACTACCATGATAGTCATAGATAGAAATAAAAACATAGGTTACTATGTCTAATATCTTAAAAAGCATAAGAATTAGAGACAGAGTATAATTGTTTCGATTGTTTAGTCCTACCTGTATTCAGTTGTAGATTATACCCGTACGAAATAAGTAGTAGTACCCAGACACTAGTGGGAATGAAGTAGGACTGTACCTAGAATCAAAGATTCCATGTAGAAAGAAGGCGGACatggaaaatgaacaaaattcgGACTGGAACTTTTTATTTTCCTACTACCAAAATCCTACTACCTAGGTGGAATTTATAAAGTctgtatggattttttttctgttttgaaaatctGATTTGATTATATATTTTCTTACTACATGTATAAGATTCCTACCAGAATTAATTTATAGATTTTTACCAGAAAATCTTTCTACCTGGATCTTATTAGTTTTATTGGACTGGATTCTTGTTTGCTAATGACACacattttgcaatgttaaatccAAGCAAGTTCCAGTTCACAAATTCAAAAGTTGGAGGGGAAAAGAATGAAAAGTTGTGTTGGAACACAATGCTGCAAGCTAGGGTCACACAACTACAATGTAGAAATGTAAGAACATATGGCTTATGAAGACTGAATGTAATTCTTAAACATTCAAAATGAATTTTTTATCTGCCcgctaaatttattttttaatcaattaattcAACAATAGTGTATAATTTCATTCATTAATTCACTCTTAATTTCATTTAGGCATAATTTTGGCTAATCTTCATGGTTATGTATAACACAATTTCTAGCTTGCATATATTGCAGTTTCAAAAGTCCATTTTCTTAAAAATGAATGTATTCTAGGAATTTCCTTTGTTCTTTGGTGTTGAGATTCAAACTTAATCATTGACCCAGTTGTGTCTTTGTGAATATAcacttacattttgtatatttttagattcCTACCATAAATGTGTTTCTGGGTGGAATTTTGAAAAATTCCTACTAGGTTTTCTAGCACAAATTTTATTTTCCTACCAAATTATT of the Mytilus galloprovincialis chromosome 8, xbMytGall1.hap1.1, whole genome shotgun sequence genome contains:
- the LOC143043016 gene encoding uncharacterized protein LOC143043016, translating into MMVLWKDTAPTLPFTVLGYFGTSPSVDVYVIDHPVTWQEASQNCFSHQFFELFAESSVNKLLEHLDEVKQMLHAKLWPADKHLWIGYLYNGTSYLMVDDGKCVTSADLFPLFYINGGTECILLNVAATTASESLIAVPCDQQHEYLCEFPLHVNIDSTRYQDMDIEINTLDIFSYKIIPRYFIDITECEQEMKSRKMAFAAVFYRTKSTCQLYEKSMFEFPEDVRIVTSTMFTTTFVKTAGHTVTIRQRNEMQTSHTSLIENCFPTDPQMTSTITSAMQTENETIKTTEKITMEPIDVLPTLQTEETTRILALTEGITFQTPEDLTMKRTDEISISATEKVTTLKIGETDHTDGVLCSSSCCNRVPKPLNNSFIGEMVLDNMRVNKTLLSSYRRKRTSVKDSRISSSVIGYCATIPTINVFLGGILKNSY